One segment of Fibrobacter sp. UWB10 DNA contains the following:
- a CDS encoding efflux RND transporter periplasmic adaptor subunit: MKKFALLPVALLLMACGGDSTPGAGAPGKGPAGKGGPGGRPAREIAVEGYIAEAHESGKTFTAMATLEPQNNVQLTAAASGRLTNLYAKDGAQVQKGTLLAKIDDSELRAQLKQAESNQQLAQQKFDRVKTLFEKDGATKADMEAADASLKSAEASVELIKAQIAKTEVRAPFAGKLGFVNVSVGAWLTTGTSIVSLSEVKKLKAKFALPQRYASTLKVGDAVDVKDEERNVAKSGKVKALEAALSESSRTRQVLVEVENAGNELLAGSYAKVNVSMQTGMAKSIPIPAEAFTLDKDGAYVFVATGGKAKIKHVETGLRTPIAVDVTGGLDEGDTVITSGLISLREGASVRIREIRHNTDYEVE; the protein is encoded by the coding sequence ATGAAAAAATTTGCATTGTTGCCTGTTGCGTTGCTATTGATGGCTTGCGGTGGTGATTCTACTCCTGGTGCAGGTGCTCCTGGTAAAGGCCCTGCTGGTAAGGGTGGCCCAGGCGGCAGACCTGCTCGCGAAATCGCAGTCGAAGGCTATATTGCCGAGGCCCACGAATCGGGCAAAACTTTTACTGCCATGGCAACGCTTGAACCGCAGAACAATGTACAGCTGACGGCGGCAGCTTCGGGCAGACTCACGAATCTTTATGCAAAAGACGGCGCCCAAGTTCAAAAGGGTACGCTCCTCGCTAAAATTGATGATTCCGAACTCCGTGCGCAACTCAAGCAGGCGGAATCGAACCAACAGCTCGCTCAGCAAAAGTTTGACCGCGTCAAGACGCTTTTCGAAAAAGACGGTGCTACTAAGGCTGACATGGAAGCTGCTGATGCTTCGCTCAAATCTGCCGAAGCTTCTGTAGAACTTATCAAGGCGCAAATTGCAAAGACCGAAGTTCGCGCCCCGTTTGCAGGCAAGCTCGGCTTTGTGAATGTGTCTGTGGGCGCCTGGCTTACGACGGGTACATCGATTGTTTCTTTGAGCGAAGTCAAGAAACTAAAAGCCAAGTTTGCTCTCCCGCAGCGCTATGCCTCGACACTTAAAGTGGGCGATGCCGTAGATGTAAAGGACGAAGAACGCAATGTGGCTAAGTCCGGCAAGGTGAAGGCTTTGGAGGCTGCACTTTCTGAAAGCAGCCGCACGCGCCAGGTGCTTGTCGAAGTCGAAAACGCCGGCAATGAACTTTTGGCTGGCTCTTACGCCAAGGTGAATGTTTCCATGCAGACGGGAATGGCAAAAAGCATCCCGATTCCGGCAGAAGCATTCACGCTCGATAAAGATGGCGCCTACGTGTTTGTGGCGACTGGCGGCAAGGCTAAAATCAAGCATGTTGAAACGGGGCTTCGCACACCGATTGCTGTTGATGTCACCGGTGGCCTCGATGAAGGCGATACGGTGATTACCTCTGGCTTGATTAGCCTTCGCGAAGGTGCTTCTGTCCGTATCCGCGAAATCCGTCATAATACCGATTACGAAGTGGAGTAG